A part of Dysgonomonadaceae bacterium zrk40 genomic DNA contains:
- a CDS encoding L,D-transpeptidase, which translates to MKFLAFRLFLVVVAAGLSACASTRDVPRPEKPKPVVYDARYDAVTDEPFIVPAVNMRQFDPEFRRRIVDDPTGEQPGTLVVDPEKRFLYLVMDDGKAMRYGVGVGRAGMDWSGTATVAYKREWPTWTPTQDMIRRDPETYQKWADGMDGGPMNPLGARALYLFEDGKDTLYRIHGTNEPWSIGKAMSSGCIRMMNQDVMDLYRRVPDGSKVVVLPTGEEKSVARNTTTQTRWRGLDSGA; encoded by the coding sequence ATGAAATTTCTCGCATTTCGGCTCTTTCTGGTGGTCGTGGCCGCAGGACTGTCAGCCTGCGCATCGACTAGGGATGTGCCTCGACCCGAAAAGCCGAAGCCAGTGGTGTACGATGCCCGCTATGACGCCGTCACCGATGAACCGTTCATTGTGCCGGCTGTCAATATGAGACAATTCGACCCTGAATTCCGGCGCAGGATCGTTGATGATCCGACCGGCGAGCAGCCGGGAACGCTGGTCGTCGATCCGGAAAAACGGTTCCTCTATCTCGTTATGGATGACGGCAAGGCCATGCGCTACGGAGTGGGCGTTGGTCGTGCAGGCATGGATTGGTCCGGTACGGCCACCGTTGCTTACAAACGCGAATGGCCGACATGGACACCCACGCAGGACATGATCAGACGAGATCCCGAAACCTATCAGAAATGGGCAGATGGAATGGATGGAGGGCCGATGAATCCGCTCGGTGCCCGGGCGCTCTATCTGTTCGAGGATGGCAAGGATACGCTGTACCGAATCCACGGCACCAACGAACCATGGTCAATCGGCAAGGCCATGTCTTCGGGCTGCATTCGAATGATGAACCAAGACGTCATGGATCTTTATCGCCGTGTGCCTGACGGATCAAAGGTCGTCGTGCTGCCTACCGGAGAGGAAAAATCCGTCGCGCGGAACACTACAACCCAGACCCGCTGGAGAGGGCTCGATAGCGGAGCCTAA
- a CDS encoding ribbon-helix-helix protein, CopG family, whose translation MPDTNSPVSVRLDVDTRGKLNALANRLNSTPHALIRQAVAGFIEDNHGGFSFDTKLEQRITDDTHIQKP comes from the coding sequence ATGCCTGACACCAACTCTCCCGTTTCTGTTCGGTTGGATGTCGATACGCGCGGCAAACTAAACGCACTGGCCAATCGTCTGAACAGCACACCACATGCGCTGATACGCCAAGCGGTTGCAGGGTTTATCGAAGACAATCACGGCGGTTTCAGCTTCGATACCAAACTAGAGCAGCGGATAACCGATGATACGCATATCCAGAAACCTTGA
- a CDS encoding DotA/TraY family protein has product MRRFFKGLPLAFIFTSSGAFAQEIDVVDILSGGGDERTNTYLNMIFGPLFPGPNDKTLISVLISDFNILFFALGAILLTYNIIIGTMESAHHGEVLGRRHSSLWAPIRTLVAAALLIPIPATGYNGVQHAAAYLVQFGTGTASYFWQKSVDLVFNDHMPIVGTDMSQKDGQFIQAVWRMEMCRAVYNAEAAKGGGDIAGITKNWRTTASGSLALSYDMPNYRGACGTITLPSETKGFQRIAASSNKTYADYAKAMRDAVTQVTNNYAPTADSVALAVSQRQPLPDYRGLADDLAEWRELHANILKDYIATVKLQKDVQSAASETETININGIGDKEQNIDLSASLKDGGWLQAGYYYQLISRFTADASAVAGGIPQTTPGGAIGATANPKGRVGESIASQYDDANWYLFGSAQGDATKFLESFAGTYNGVVEWWNESVARSDVRAFTNERAAFADSTADMTSYMVSAGNLYEAFDFLNPAANDGDPMVGLIAVGNQLAFYSGVIMISLAVLAAVPFLGQSVIAFAGFLGWVLSGISVAGYFMAFVLPMIPTVIWVIGVTAFFLLVVEMIFAAPLWAIAHLSMEGEGLGGRQARRGYVMLLALTATPVLMLFGLLVGMIIFRIGGTLLNGGFYYAITAAQALSGDSYTQITWFIGILAIMVFMLFAYVVMLERSFALIAEFPGKVFRLIEPDAVSDLDTHAAMRANVAAGGTAGSMGSLTTSGGHSLNRRIAGNAAKNND; this is encoded by the coding sequence GGCGGCGACGAACGGACGAACACCTATCTGAACATGATTTTTGGTCCGCTTTTTCCCGGCCCGAACGACAAAACCCTGATCTCGGTGCTGATCTCGGACTTCAATATTCTGTTCTTCGCCCTCGGCGCGATCCTGCTGACCTACAACATTATTATCGGGACGATGGAATCGGCGCACCACGGCGAAGTCCTCGGCCGACGTCATTCATCCCTGTGGGCGCCGATCCGCACACTGGTCGCAGCAGCGCTGCTCATTCCCATACCTGCGACGGGGTACAATGGCGTGCAGCACGCAGCGGCCTATCTGGTGCAGTTTGGTACGGGCACGGCATCGTATTTCTGGCAGAAAAGTGTGGATCTCGTCTTCAACGACCACATGCCGATCGTTGGCACGGATATGTCCCAAAAGGACGGTCAGTTCATTCAGGCTGTTTGGCGCATGGAGATGTGCCGGGCTGTCTACAACGCTGAAGCTGCAAAGGGTGGTGGCGACATTGCCGGCATTACCAAAAACTGGCGTACAACGGCCAGCGGCAGCTTGGCGCTCTCCTATGACATGCCCAACTATCGGGGTGCGTGCGGCACGATCACGCTTCCCTCCGAAACCAAAGGTTTCCAGAGGATTGCTGCGTCATCGAACAAAACATATGCCGATTATGCAAAGGCCATGCGTGACGCGGTTACTCAGGTCACCAACAACTATGCGCCGACGGCGGATTCAGTCGCCCTGGCGGTTTCGCAAAGGCAGCCTTTACCCGATTATAGGGGCCTTGCAGATGACCTTGCGGAATGGCGCGAACTTCATGCCAACATCCTCAAGGACTATATCGCAACCGTTAAGTTGCAAAAGGACGTGCAATCCGCGGCATCCGAAACAGAAACGATCAACATCAACGGCATAGGCGACAAGGAGCAGAACATCGACCTCTCTGCCAGTCTGAAGGATGGCGGATGGCTGCAAGCCGGCTACTACTATCAGCTGATCAGCCGCTTTACCGCCGACGCATCGGCCGTCGCGGGAGGAATTCCGCAGACAACACCCGGCGGCGCGATCGGAGCGACGGCTAATCCGAAAGGTCGGGTCGGAGAGTCTATTGCCTCGCAGTATGACGACGCCAATTGGTATCTGTTCGGTTCAGCCCAGGGAGACGCCACAAAATTTCTTGAGAGTTTCGCCGGCACCTACAATGGTGTCGTCGAATGGTGGAACGAGAGCGTCGCCCGAAGCGATGTACGGGCCTTTACCAACGAGCGTGCAGCGTTTGCAGATTCAACGGCCGATATGACATCCTATATGGTGTCTGCCGGCAATCTGTACGAAGCCTTCGACTTTCTAAACCCGGCTGCCAATGACGGCGACCCTATGGTGGGCCTGATCGCCGTCGGTAATCAGCTGGCGTTCTATAGCGGCGTCATCATGATTTCGCTCGCGGTGCTGGCAGCGGTGCCTTTTCTTGGACAGTCCGTGATCGCGTTCGCCGGCTTTCTCGGCTGGGTCTTGAGCGGGATCTCAGTCGCCGGCTACTTCATGGCGTTTGTGCTACCGATGATCCCCACCGTGATTTGGGTCATCGGCGTGACGGCCTTCTTCCTGTTGGTTGTCGAGATGATTTTTGCCGCACCACTGTGGGCGATCGCTCACTTGTCGATGGAAGGCGAAGGTTTGGGCGGTCGGCAGGCCAGACGCGGATACGTCATGTTGCTGGCGCTGACGGCAACACCAGTGCTCATGCTCTTCGGGCTTCTCGTGGGCATGATCATCTTCCGGATTGGTGGAACGCTTCTCAACGGGGGCTTCTATTATGCCATCACTGCAGCGCAGGCTCTGTCTGGTGACAGCTACACCCAAATCACCTGGTTCATCGGCATTTTGGCCATCATGGTGTTCATGCTCTTCGCATATGTCGTCATGCTGGAACGTTCTTTTGCCTTGATCGCCGAATTCCCTGGCAAGGTGTTCCGATTGATCGAACCGGATGCTGTCAGCGATCTCGACACGCATGCAGCCATGCGGGCCAATGTTGCCGCTGGTGGAACAGCTGGCTCGATGGGTAGCCTGACAACTTCGGGAGGCCATTCTCTAAATAGACGCATCGCTGGCAACGCAGCGAAAAATAACGATTAA